AGAAGCTGCTGGCAACAGCACATCCCTCCTTTGATTTGCATGGCAAACTGACGGGAAAAGCCGCAAAAGAGCTGGGACTGAAAAAACGAACTCCGGTTACCTACAAGGCGGGTGATCAGCCTAATAATGCGTTCTCGCTCAATGTACTGAACCCCGGTGAAGCAGCTGCAACGGCCGGAACCTCGGGCGTGATCTATGCGGTGACCGACAGGCCCGCTTTTGATCCAAAATCGCGCGTGAACACGTTTATGCACGTTAATAACCGGGAGCAATCACCCAGAAACGGTGTACTGCTATGCGTAAACGGCACAGGAATTCTGAACAGCTGGCTAAAAAAGATACTGACAAACGAAAGTGCTTTCGATTACAACGACATGAACAGGTTGGCCATGGTGGCGGTGCCCGGCTCCGGCGGACTCACCATTCTACCCTTTGGCAACGGGGCCGAGCGCATTCTTGAAAACCGGGAGATCGGTGCACAGCTCCTTGACCTGGACCTGAATCGACATGGCCGTGCAGACCTCTGCAGGGCAGTTCAGGAAGGAATTGTTTTTGCCTTGCGGTACGGTTTTGATATCATGCGCGACATGGGCATTGAGCCGAAATGGGTTCGGGCCGGGCGGGCCAATATGTTTCAGAGTCCGCTGTTCCGGGAACTTTTTGCGGACAATACCGGAGCAGTTCTGGAGCTCTACCGAACGGACGGGTCAGAGGGAGCCGCCAGGGGTGCGGGAATCGGTGCCGGCATTTTCAGGGATGAACAGGACGCTTTTATCGGACTCGAGAAACTGGAGGTAATTGAGCCCGATAAAGAACGGGTGAAGGTGTATGACGAACTCTACCAGAACTGGCTGACCGGGCTGAGCCGCTTTTTACCGTAAAGTATCCTTCACAGACAAGCACTTACAGCCGGATGAATCTGCCCCGGGTTCTGATGCCCGATGGATTTCAGAAATGGTGCGCAGAAACAGATCTTTAACAGAAAAACACAGGACTCTTTGCTATGCCACAAGCGAACGAATATTTCCCCACCGTCAAAAAAATCGAATACGAAGGGCCCGATAGCGACAACCCTCTCGCGTTCACCCATTATGATGAGAGCCGCACGGTTGCGGGCAAAACCATGAAAGAGCATTTCCGGTTTGCGGTAGCCTACTGGCACTCGTTCTGCAACGAAAACAGTGATCCGTTTGGAGCGGGTACCCGCTCGTTTCCATGGGTCAAATCATCTGACCCGATGGCCAATGCCACCTACCGGCTCGAAGCCGCTTTTGAGTTTTTCACCAAGCTCGGTGTGCCTTATTACTGCTTTCATGACCGGGATCTTGCACCCGAGGGGCAAACCACAGGTGAATCTGAGAAAAACCTTGTGGAACTCGTGGAGCTTGCAAAGAAGTATCAAAACGAAACAGGGGTAAATCTTCTCTGGGGTACGGCCAACCTGTTTACGCATCCCCGGTACATGAACGGTGCGGCAACCAATCCCGATTTCAATGTGGTTTGCCATGCGGCCGCCCAGGTAAAGGCAGCTCTTGACGCCACTGTGGAGCTTGGCGGTGAAAACTACGTGTTCTGGGGCGGACGAGAAGGCTATATGACCCTGCTCAATACCGACATGAAGCGGGAACTGGATCACCTGGGGGCTTTTTTGCGTTCTGCACGCGACTACGGCCGGAGTATCGGTTTTAAGGGAAATTTTCTGATTGAACCCAAGCCGATGGAGCCCACCAAGCACCAATACGATTTTGATGCTGCTACGGTTATCGGCTTTCTGCGGGAACAAGACCTGCTGGATGACTTTAAGCTGAATATTGAGGCCAATCACGCCACCCTCGCCAAACATACATTTGCCCATGATGTGATGCTTGCGGCGCAGTACGGCCTGCTGGGCAGCATCGATGCCAACCGGGGCGACAATCAGAACGGATGGGATACCGACTACTTCCCCACCAACCTGTATGATGCGGTTCACGTGATGATGATCCTGCTGGAGCATGGCGGCATCGCGCCAGGCGGACTCAATTTTGACGCCAAGATCCGCCGCAACTCCACCGATCCCGAGGATCTTTTTTACGCCCACATCGGCGGCATGGATACCTTTGCACGGGCGCTTCTGATTGCGGATGATATTTTGCAGAATTCGGAATACAAATCACTGCGTAACGGCCGTTACCGCTCCTTTGATTCCGGCGAAGGCAAAGAGTTTGCCTCAGGCAATCTCTCACTCGAAGAGCTTCGTGCCCTGGCCATTGAAAACGGTGAACCGGAGAT
The sequence above is drawn from the Rhodohalobacter mucosus genome and encodes:
- a CDS encoding xylulokinase; this encodes MAERELLLGCDIGSSSVKTTLLDAATGKAVAAGSSPHEEMPISSPQKGRAEQDPGMWWENLVAAVQEAMRQADASPKEVRAIGIAYQMHGLVLVDKKQNVLRPAIIWCDSRAASVGDTAFHEIGEAYCLEHYLNSPGNFTASRLKWVMEHEPETFKKADSMLLPGDYIAMRMTGETATTLTGLSEGVLWDFREKQPADLLLSYYGIPEKLLATAHPSFDLHGKLTGKAAKELGLKKRTPVTYKAGDQPNNAFSLNVLNPGEAAATAGTSGVIYAVTDRPAFDPKSRVNTFMHVNNREQSPRNGVLLCVNGTGILNSWLKKILTNESAFDYNDMNRLAMVAVPGSGGLTILPFGNGAERILENREIGAQLLDLDLNRHGRADLCRAVQEGIVFALRYGFDIMRDMGIEPKWVRAGRANMFQSPLFRELFADNTGAVLELYRTDGSEGAARGAGIGAGIFRDEQDAFIGLEKLEVIEPDKERVKVYDELYQNWLTGLSRFLP
- the xylA gene encoding xylose isomerase, which translates into the protein MPQANEYFPTVKKIEYEGPDSDNPLAFTHYDESRTVAGKTMKEHFRFAVAYWHSFCNENSDPFGAGTRSFPWVKSSDPMANATYRLEAAFEFFTKLGVPYYCFHDRDLAPEGQTTGESEKNLVELVELAKKYQNETGVNLLWGTANLFTHPRYMNGAATNPDFNVVCHAAAQVKAALDATVELGGENYVFWGGREGYMTLLNTDMKRELDHLGAFLRSARDYGRSIGFKGNFLIEPKPMEPTKHQYDFDAATVIGFLREQDLLDDFKLNIEANHATLAKHTFAHDVMLAAQYGLLGSIDANRGDNQNGWDTDYFPTNLYDAVHVMMILLEHGGIAPGGLNFDAKIRRNSTDPEDLFYAHIGGMDTFARALLIADDILQNSEYKSLRNGRYRSFDSGEGKEFASGNLSLEELRALAIENGEPEMISGKQEYLENLVNRYI